A genomic window from Cytobacillus suaedae includes:
- a CDS encoding Gmad2 immunoglobulin-like domain-containing protein, producing the protein MIKLLTMFMVALAFLSGCNNDQNPPPEQTQETENNQATDTTDEETTEEHGAHNEAFHVESPQPGDSVEYTFTVKGEAQVYEGSFAYRLVADDGEELVREYVQVNQEDQEGKGLWRSFEFTVYLDDHTTPSATLYLYEESEKDGTVTNELAIPITFIPSEE; encoded by the coding sequence ATGATTAAATTACTTACTATGTTTATGGTAGCCCTCGCTTTCCTATCAGGTTGTAACAATGATCAAAATCCACCACCTGAACAAACACAGGAAACCGAAAATAATCAAGCGACTGACACAACAGATGAAGAAACGACTGAAGAACACGGTGCACATAATGAGGCATTTCACGTTGAAAGCCCACAACCAGGTGACTCTGTTGAATATACCTTTACTGTTAAAGGTGAGGCACAGGTGTATGAAGGGTCTTTTGCATACCGGTTAGTTGCAGATGATGGTGAAGAGCTGGTTCGTGAGTATGTTCAGGTTAACCAAGAGGATCAAGAGGGTAAAGGGTTATGGAGAAGCTTTGAATTCACCGTATATCTAGATGACCACACAACACCTTCAGCCACTCTTTATCTTTATGAAGAAAGCGAGAAGGACGGAACAGTTACAAATGAATTAGCTATTCCTATTACGTTTATCCCTAGTGAGGAGTAG